CGGCACTGCATCGGTGAGAGGTCCTGTGCCTCGTCGACGACGATGTGGCCGTAGCCCTCGGGGCGTTCCATCAGACCGGCGAGCTCGTCGAGGAGCACGAGATCGGCGGCCGACCACTTCGCGGACTTGTACGAGCGCGGAGGCCGGTCCCAGCGGATGGCATCCTGCTCCGCCCCCGAGAGCAGCGGGTCGGCAGCTCGGGCCGGGTCGGTGAGCAGCGCGGCCAGCACCTCTTCCGGCTGCGTATGCGGCCACACCGTGTCGACGAACGCGGAGACCGCACGCGCCCGGCCGACCTTCTGCACCCACGTGTTGCCCATCGGTCCGGCCCGTCGCTCCGCCCGGAGCTGGATGGCGCGCACGGCGCGGGTGCGGACGCGTTCGCGGCCGACGGCGTACGGCGGTGCTTCCGCCCGCACCTCGGCGACGATCTGCTCCAGCTCGTCGAGCGGGACGCGCCAGCGGTACGAGCCGTCGGGCACGGCGACCTCCTCGGCGGGCGCCGACACCCTCACGTACAGCGCCCGGTGCAGGACGGCGGCCATCCGGGCGTCGTGCTTGACGACCGCGGCGGCCTCGCTGTCCTGCGTCCGCACCTCGTGGCGGGCGATCTCGTCGTCGACCGTCGACTGGCGGATACCGGTCTCGCCGAGCGAGGGCAGCACCTCGGAGATGTACGAGAGGAAGGTCCGGTTGGGGCCGAGGATCAGCAGTCCGCGGCGCTGGATGCGCTGCGGATAGGTGTAGAGGAGATACGCGGCCCGGTGCAGGCCGACGGCGGTCTTCCCGGTGCCGGGGGCGCCCTGGACGCAGACGGATTCGGCGAGCCCGGACCGTACGAGATCGTCCTGCTCGGGCTGAATGGTGGCCGCGATGTCGCGCATCGGGCCGACGCGCGGCCGCTCGATCTCGCCGGCCAGGATCGCGCTCCCGGCCGAGTCGCCGGCGGTCAGCCGCTCGTCCTCGAGACTGCTCAGATCGGCGGAATCTCCCTTGCTCCAGGGCGCCCAGCCGAAGCGGCGGCGTACGGCGACGCCCTGCGGATCGCGGGCGCTCGCCTGGTAGAAGGCGCGCGAGACGGGAGCGCGCCAGTCGACGACTAGGGGCGGGGCAGTGCCGTGTAGGGGCTGTTCGGTGATACGGCGGCGGCCGATGTGGTAGCTCTGCCCGTCCAGGTGGTCGAGGCGGCCGAAGAACAGCGGGCTGTCCGGCTCCTCGTTCAACGCCTTGGCCCAGCTGCGCAGTTGGTAGCCGAGGACTTCGGCGTCGGCGCCGGAGGCGAAGGCGTTCTCGCCGCTGACGACTTGCTGGGTGGCGCCTTCGGCCATGCCGGTCATGGCCGCACGGCAGGCCTCATGGAAGTTTCGCTCCCGCGTCAGTTCCTGGGTGAGTCCGTGGGCCGGTTCCTGGGTGAGCGCATCGTCGGGTGCCGTCATTCCACCGAGAATAACGTAACCGAGTTAAGTTTTTAACCGCGACTCACTCGAGGCCGCCGCCCAGCTGCCCGAACGCCAGCGCCGCCGCGGCGACCGCGTCCGGACGGACCTGCTCGGCGCTCTCCCCCGCCGCGATCCGCCGCCAGTTCTCCTCGGCCAGGATCCGCTGCACGGCGACGATCTGGCCGGCCGCGAGCCGTGCGCCGAGCCCGCCGCCGAGGGCAGCGGCCAGCGCCGACTCCGACCTGCCCTGGTACGCGTACAGCCGCGCGACCAGGCTCGGCGTCCCGTACAGCAGCCGGTGGTAGGCGAGTACGCCCTCCTCGTCACTGAGCCCGGTCACCGGGTCGCGCCGCTCCAGACCGTCGAGGAAGTGCCGGTGCAGGGCGTGCAGCGGGGAGTGCCCGGCCGGCCGGGCCGCCACGACACGGGCGGCCTCGTCCTCGTGGTCGGCGAACCGGTGCAGCGCCAGGTCCTCCTTCGCGGGGAAGTACCGGAAGAGGGTCGGCTTGGAGACATCCGCGGCGGCCGCGACCTCGGCGACCGGGACCGCGTCGAAGCCCTTCTCCAGGAAGAGCGCGATCGCGGCATCCGAGATCGCCCGGTACGTCTGCCGCTTCTTGCGCTCGCGCAATCCCGTTTCACCGCTCATGACTCACCGCTCATGACGACGAGCGTACGCATCCGAGGCCGACCTCAACCGCACGTGAGGTCAGCGAGGGACGGACGCTGCTCGGGAAGGTGCTGCCGACGACGTGACGGGACAGGTTCGGGGGCGGCCCGAGACAGGTCGCGTGAGCGAATCGCACCCCGGCCCTCGCGCCTCCTCAGCGGCGTCGTTCGATCAGCACCTCAATGCCGTCCAGCACCCGGTCCAGGCCGAAGGTGAACTCGAAGTCCGGGTCGTCCGGTTCGAACATCACGTCGGACTCCAGCATGCGCGCGAGCGCCGGATAGCGGTCCGGGTCCGCGAACCTCTTCAGGGTCCGGCCGTATCGGGCCATGACCTCCTCGGGCGAGAGCCCGCTCGCCTCGATCGCCGCACCCAGGTCCGCCATCAGCAGCGCCTCGTTCCGCACGAAGCCGCCGACCAGCAGGATCACCGAGATCTTCTCGCCCTCGTCGAGCCCGGTGTCCTCCAGCGCGACCAGGGCCTGCTCCCACCAGGCCACCGAGTTGGGCGTGGCGGGCGGCCCCGAGATGGGGATGCGCAGGGCCCACAGGTTCCGGTGGAACACCTCGCGCTGCGCCCGCGCCCACGCCGCCAGCGCCTCCCGCCAGCCGGTGCCGGGTGCGGGGTGCGGGGGCGGCGTTCCGATGACCGCCTCCTGCATCAGGATGTAGAGCTCGTCCTTGGCGGCGACATATCGGTAGAGCGACATCGTCGAGACGCCGAGCTCCTTGGCGATCCGCCCCATGGAGACCGCGGCGAGCCCTTCCGCGGCCGCGACGGCGACGGCCGTGTCGACAATGCGGTCCAGGCTGAGCCCGGGCTTGGGGCCCTTCGCGGGGCGTTCGCGCAGGCCCCAGGCGGCTTCGATGCTGGCGGGCAGCCCGGTATCGCTGACGTCGCCGCGCCTGCTGCCGGTCATCACCCTCCGCCTTCGCCCGCTCGTCTGCTCTTGCGCTTGACGCACATCCTAGTAATGCGTAACCCTTACACAGTACCGCGTATGTCATACGCAGTAACTGCTCCCGGGATGACCCTGCGAGAAGGAGAGTGCGGCAGTCATGAACGAGTCACCGGCCATCGAGGCCACGGGCCTCTCGAAGGCCTACGGAAAGTCGAAGGTTCTCGACGGCATCGACCTGCGAGTCGACCGCGGCACCGTCTTCTCGCTGCTCGGGCCCAACGGCGCGGGCAAGACGACGACCGTACGGATCCTCGCCACCCTCACCACCGCCGACGCGGGCCGGGCGCGCGTCGCCGGGTACGACATCGTCGCCGACCGCGGCCGGGTGCGCCGTGCCATCAGCCTGACCGGCCAGTTCGCGGCGGTCGACGAGAAGCAGACGGGCGAGGAGAACCTCCGGATGATGGCCCGCCTCAGCGGCCTGTCCCGGCGGGACGCCCGCCGCCGCGCCGCAGAACTCCTCGAACGCTTCGACCTCGCGGATGCCGGCCGCCGCCGGACGGTGACGTACTCCGGCGGGATGCGCCGCCGCCTCGACCTCGCCGCGGGCCTGGTCGGCGACCCGGAGGTCGTCTTCCTCGACGAGCCGACGACCGGCCTCGACCCCCGCAGCCGCGCCGAGCTCTGGCAGGTGGTGCGGGATCTGTCGGACCGGGGCGCGACGGTGTTCCTGACCACCCAGTACCTGGAGGAGGCCGACCGCCTGGCGGACCGCATCGCGGTCGTCGACGGCGGCCGGCTGGTGGCGGAGGGCACGGCGGCGGAACTCAAGGCACGGGTCGCGGGCCACCGCCTCGATCTCGTACTCAACGACACGGCGGCGTACTGGCGGCTCGAGTCACGCGCCGTGCACCGCTCCCCCGGGACGCTCACGCTCGGCCTGCCGACGGACGGCACGGCGGCCCATGTGCGGGCGCTGCTGGACGAGGTCGATCCGGACCGCCGGGATGTGACGCGCTTCGCGCTGCACACCGCCACGCTCGACGACGTGTTCCTCGCCCTCACCGGCTCCCCTGCCCGCACCCACAAGGAGCCGGCTCATGTCTGACGTACTGACACCCGCCCTGACCATGACCGGCCGGAGCATCCGTATCAGCCGGCGCAACATCGACGCCGTCATCACCTCGATGATGCTGCCGCTCATGCTGATGCTGGTCTTCATCTACTTCTTCGGCGGAGCCATCAACACCGGCACGAAGTACGTGACCTACGTGATCCCCGGCATCCTCGTCCTCTGCGCCGCCTTCGGCGCGTCCTCCACCGCGGTGAGCGTGAGCGAGGACATGAAGGGAGGGATCATCGACCGCTTCCGCTCGCTCGACGTCGGCGGCACGGCGATCCTGGCCGGGCATGTGGCGGCGAGCACCGTCCGCAATCTGTTCTCGACGATGCTCGTCCTCGGCGTCGGCCTCCTCATCGGCTTCCGACCGTCGGCAACACCACTCGGCTGGCTCGCGGCCGCGGGCATCCTGATCGCCTTCCTGCTGGCGATCTCCTGGCTCTCGGCGGCGGTGGGCCTGCTGGCCAGAACTCCCGAGGCGGCGGCCGGCTTCACCTTCTTCATGATGTTCCTGCCCTACCCGAGCAGTGCGTTCGTCCCGATCGAGACGATGCCGAACTGGCTCCACGGCTTCTCGGAACACCAGCCGGTGACCCCGCTGATCGAGTCCCTGCGAGGCCTGCTGCTGGCCCAGCCGGTGGGGACGGCACCGTGGACGGCGCTGGCGTGGTGCGGGGGGATGCTGGGGGTGGCGGTGGCGCTGTCGGGGGTGCTGTTCAGGGTGCGTACCCAGTGAGCCTGTTGTCGTTCTCGGTGCCGGCGCCTCGGCGCATCTGAGTGCGATTCCGCTCCGGCGCGGGACGG
The Streptomyces lunaelactis genome window above contains:
- a CDS encoding HelD family protein; amino-acid sequence: MTAPDDALTQEPAHGLTQELTRERNFHEACRAAMTGMAEGATQQVVSGENAFASGADAEVLGYQLRSWAKALNEEPDSPLFFGRLDHLDGQSYHIGRRRITEQPLHGTAPPLVVDWRAPVSRAFYQASARDPQGVAVRRRFGWAPWSKGDSADLSSLEDERLTAGDSAGSAILAGEIERPRVGPMRDIAATIQPEQDDLVRSGLAESVCVQGAPGTGKTAVGLHRAAYLLYTYPQRIQRRGLLILGPNRTFLSYISEVLPSLGETGIRQSTVDDEIARHEVRTQDSEAAAVVKHDARMAAVLHRALYVRVSAPAEEVAVPDGSYRWRVPLDELEQIVAEVRAEAPPYAVGRERVRTRAVRAIQLRAERRAGPMGNTWVQKVGRARAVSAFVDTVWPHTQPEEVLAALLTDPARAADPLLSGAEQDAIRWDRPPRSYKSAKWSAADLVLLDELAGLMERPEGYGHIVVDEAQDLSPMQCRAVARRAGFGSLTVLGDLAQGTTPWAARTWSEQLAHLGKEQAAVVPLTTGFRVPAAIVDLANRLVPALGVDVPPARSMRGDGELTIREVDDLAAATVDAVRAALDHQGSIGVIADGPETDRLRAALAEAGIATATADDLAAEARVTVLPATVAKGLEYDHVVVAEPAAIAGAETRGLHRLYVVLTRAVSRLDVLHRGPLPPELEIRRGGE
- a CDS encoding TetR/AcrR family transcriptional regulator; this translates as MSGETGLRERKKRQTYRAISDAAIALFLEKGFDAVPVAEVAAAADVSKPTLFRYFPAKEDLALHRFADHEDEAARVVAARPAGHSPLHALHRHFLDGLERRDPVTGLSDEEGVLAYHRLLYGTPSLVARLYAYQGRSESALAAALGGGLGARLAAGQIVAVQRILAEENWRRIAAGESAEQVRPDAVAAAALAFGQLGGGLE
- a CDS encoding TetR/AcrR family transcriptional regulator, which codes for MTGSRRGDVSDTGLPASIEAAWGLRERPAKGPKPGLSLDRIVDTAVAVAAAEGLAAVSMGRIAKELGVSTMSLYRYVAAKDELYILMQEAVIGTPPPHPAPGTGWREALAAWARAQREVFHRNLWALRIPISGPPATPNSVAWWEQALVALEDTGLDEGEKISVILLVGGFVRNEALLMADLGAAIEASGLSPEEVMARYGRTLKRFADPDRYPALARMLESDVMFEPDDPDFEFTFGLDRVLDGIEVLIERRR
- a CDS encoding ATP-binding cassette domain-containing protein codes for the protein MNESPAIEATGLSKAYGKSKVLDGIDLRVDRGTVFSLLGPNGAGKTTTVRILATLTTADAGRARVAGYDIVADRGRVRRAISLTGQFAAVDEKQTGEENLRMMARLSGLSRRDARRRAAELLERFDLADAGRRRTVTYSGGMRRRLDLAAGLVGDPEVVFLDEPTTGLDPRSRAELWQVVRDLSDRGATVFLTTQYLEEADRLADRIAVVDGGRLVAEGTAAELKARVAGHRLDLVLNDTAAYWRLESRAVHRSPGTLTLGLPTDGTAAHVRALLDEVDPDRRDVTRFALHTATLDDVFLALTGSPARTHKEPAHV
- a CDS encoding ABC transporter permease, whose protein sequence is MSDVLTPALTMTGRSIRISRRNIDAVITSMMLPLMLMLVFIYFFGGAINTGTKYVTYVIPGILVLCAAFGASSTAVSVSEDMKGGIIDRFRSLDVGGTAILAGHVAASTVRNLFSTMLVLGVGLLIGFRPSATPLGWLAAAGILIAFLLAISWLSAAVGLLARTPEAAAGFTFFMMFLPYPSSAFVPIETMPNWLHGFSEHQPVTPLIESLRGLLLAQPVGTAPWTALAWCGGMLGVAVALSGVLFRVRTQ